TTCTAGTTAAAGACGCAAAGGGGAATGTTTACTCTAAACCTGGTAGAAGGGATTTAGATGGACAGGGCTTTTTAGTTAATAAGCAGCTATAGGAGGCGTTATGGGATCTACATTTGCAGGAATAGAATTAGGAAAAAGAAGTTTAAATGCCAATACAACAGCTTTAACAACCATAGGGCACAACCTAAGTAACGCTGGAACAGAGGGTTATAGCAGACAGCGTGTTAAATTAGGAACTGTTAACCCCTTAACTGATCCAGGACTAATGAGACCAGAAAGAGCTGGTCAAATAGGTCAGGGGGTTGAGATTACTTCAATTGAAAGGATAAAAGATAACCTTTTAGAAAACCGACTAATTTCTAGTGCTGATGAGGTAGGTTTTTGGAAGGCAAAAGACACATATTTATATATGACAGAGAAGGTCTATAATGAAGTAGGTGACTCTTCTATTAGGTCCCAATTAGATGGTTTTTGGGAGTCTTGGCAGGAACTATCAATTAATCCTGAACTTTTAGCATCAAAACAAGTTGTTGTTAAAAGGGGTGAAACTCTTTTAGACTCGATAAATACTAGATTTTCTGGACTTCAAGAGATTCAAACAATGATAAATGATGATGTTAAAGTTACAGTTGGACAGGTCAATGGCCTATTAAATAATATTAAAGATTTAAATGAGCAGATAGTTAAGATTGAAGCTATGGGGGATAATCCAAACGACCTTTTAGATAAGAGAGATCTACTTGTTAAAGAGTTATCTCAAAATATTGAAATCACTGTTGATAATAGGGATCCAAATGAGTTTAGCGTACATACAAAGGGGATGCATCTTATTCAGGGGGGTATTGTTTCTGGTTTAAGAGCAGAGCCTAATCAATTGAATCAAGGTTTTGATGATATTGTATGGGACTACAATGGAGAGAAGGTTTATCCTAAAAGTGGAAAATTAGCTGGTCTAATAGAACTTAGGGATGTTGACCTAAGGGATGAGATAAATCAACTAGATACTATGACTATCAACTTTGTTGATATGGTTAATGAGGTTCATAGAGAGTCACTTAACCCTCTTGGAGAGACAGGAGTTGATTTTTTTACTGAGAACTACTTTATAAATAATATTTCAGGTAATTATGACAGAAATGGTGATGGTGAGTATGATTCATCTTTTATCTTTAGATTAAGAGGTGGGAATAAACTTGAACCTAAGGAACAGTCTGGTTTAAATGGAGTTATTACACTGCCTAGCGCCAATGGTACAGTAGATGTTACATATAATCCAAATGATACAGTTGATGATATTATTACTAGAATAAATAATTCTGGAGCTGATATTTCAGCATCATTAAACAGGAATGGCCAACTTACATTTAAGGCTACACCTAGTAGTAATCAGGAAAATCCTGATTTTGTTATTAGAAGTTTAGAGGACTCTGGTGAGTTTTTAGTAGGTTATGCTGGCCTTCTACAACAGTCTGGTCCTGATGGAGCCTATAACTGGGAACAAGCCGATTCTGTTTTACAACTTGCAGCAGGTGACTCAGACTTCTCTGTTGCTCCATTAAATAACCCATCTGGGTGGGTAACCATTAACTCTAGAATTAAAGCTGATCCAAGTGTTATAGCTTCTGGATTTGGTAATAATAGAGATGATGTAAATGCTGGAGATGGTAGGGCTGCTTCTGCAATTGCAGCCTTAAGAAATAATGATGTAATGATAGGGAAATATAAGAGTTTTGATGATTATTTTGCATCTACCACAGCTGAGATTGCCCTAAAGGGTGAACAAGCTGGAATTTCAGTTGAGTCCCATGAACTTATTATGAATGACTTAATATCCCTTCAGCAATCAGTTAGTGGCGTAAATATGGATGAAGAGATGTCCGAGATGATTAAGTTTCAACATGGGTATAACGCTGCGGCAAAATTTATTGCTCAAATGGATGAGATGATGGATACAATAATTAATAGAATGGGAGTATAATAGATGAGAAGAATAAGTACTAACATGCCTAACCAAGATTTTAGATATAGCTTAAGTGTAAGAAATGATAAATTAAATAGTGTTAAAAATGGCATATCAGGTCAAAGTAAGATAACAGATTTAAGAAATGACCCTATAGCTGCCGCCCACTCTACAAGGTTAACTTCAAATATTAGGCACATAGATAGGTATGAAAGAAATATCGCTCATACCCAGGAGAAATACGCAATTGCAGAGGGGTATATGTCTAGTGGTATCGACGTTATGCAGAGATTAAAAGAGTTAAATGTTCAGGCTTCCCAAGGTACATATAATAAGGAAGATTTAAAAATTATGGCCTCTGAAGTTGACCAACTTCTAGGAGAATTAATAACCATTGCAAATGGAAGGGATTCCGATGGTAGTACTATCTTTTCTGGGGAGAGAAGTGATGTAGAACCCTTTGAAGTTTTAATGGGCCATGTAGAGGGTAAGTCCGGTGTATCCATTACAGAAGTAAATTATACAGGAACACTGTCAAATAATATTGTAGAGATTTCTGAAAACTCATATGTTAAGGAAAATTTTCCAGGGAATGAGGTTTTTTGGGCTGAAAATCAAACAGTATACTCATCTGTAGACTCATCAACTTATATTGCAACAGAGGACTCTAATCTATCAATAAACGGTGTTGATATTGGTATAACTAGTGGAGATAATGTACACACTATTATAGATAAAATTAACAAGTCAGATGTAGCTGTTAGAGCCTCATTAGACCCTGTATATAACTCTTTAGTTTTAAATACAACATCTCCTCATCAATTAATGATCGAAGATAGTGGGAACTCTATGGAGAGTCTAGGTATCTTAGCTCCAAATAATTTAGCACCACCTAATAATTATAATAACTCTGCCAGGGTATCTGGTGGGTCACTTTTTGATGCAGTTATTAGCCTAAGGGATAATATGTTAAAAGGTGATGTAGACTCTATTGGGTCAAAAAACCTAGGTCAAATGGAGTTAGCATTTAATAACCTTACAGCTAAGCAGGCTGAACTAGGTTCATTAGATGAGAGACTAAATTTACGAAGTGATTCCCTTGCTTATACAAAGGAGAGTAATAGTAACTTTAACTCTCTACTAACTGATATTGATATGTCTGAGGCCATTATTGAGATGAATATGTTAGAGTACGCACAAAAGGCTAGCTACCAGTTAGCAGGGAAGATGTTTAAAACTTCTTTAATGGATTATATTAGATAGAGGATAAAATGATAATTGATAGTAAAGCTTATGGTAAAATTTCCGTAGATGATAAACAAATATTTTATTTTGAAGATGGCCTATTGGGTTTTGAAAGTATTAAAAAATTTGCTTTAATAGACGCCTCACAGCCTCCATTTATGTGGCTGCAATCTGTTGATGTAACTCACCTAGCGTTTATAGTTCTAGATCCAAAAATCTTTAGAGATGACTATGATCCTGGATTAGAAAAAGAGGATTTAGAAAAAATAAATATTTTTGAGGAAAATAGCGATGTTAAACTTGTTTTATCTATAATCACAATTCCTGAAAATCAAAATGATATGACAGCTAATCTACAGGGGCCAGTTGTTCTTAATAAAGAGTCTTTATTAGGTAAACAGTTTATTTCAAATAATGATAAGTGGGGAACTAGACACCATGTTATGGATGAATTAGCTGGAAAGAGAGCTGCTACATGCTGATCCTTGCTAGAAAAAAAGATGAGTCCATAATTATAAATGATAATATCTCTATTTCAGTAATAGAGATTAAAGGTGAGAGTGTTAAAATTGGAATTGAAGCCCCAAATAGTGTTAAGATTTACAGGAAAGAGGTCTATGATGCTATTCAAAACGAAAACAAAGCGGCTCTTAATTCCAATGTAACAAAACTTCCAACTAATCTCTTTAATAAAGATTAGGTTGCCGAGTAACTTTTAACCCTTTTATAGACTATATATCCTGATACTATTATTAGAAAACCACCTAACATGGATAATATATCAGGTATCTCCTTCCACAGTACTAGGCCGATTATTATAGCAAAAATGATCCCTGTATAAGTATAGATTGATACCTCTGATGCAGGTGCGTATTTGTAAGCATGGGTTAATCCAAATTGACCAAATGATGCAAATACTCCTGTTAAAAGTAGAATCATAATTTCAAAATTTGTAGGTAGTATAAAATTCGAGATCATTAGTGGGATAGATAGGACTAGGGAGAGTAGGGAGAAGTAAAAAATAATTATACTTGGATTTTCTCTGTTTTTTAGAAATCTGACTAAAGTATATGCTCCTCCTGCGGTGATTGAAGATAGAAAGCCTGACAGTGCAGGGAGTTTAGAAAAGTTAAACTCTGGTTTAATTACCAAAATTGATCCTACTAGGGCTATTATTGTTGAAAATACCTGGGTTTTTGTTAGTTTTTCTTTTAGAAACAAAAGGGCAAAAAGTGAAACCCAAATTG
Above is a genomic segment from Thiospirochaeta perfilievii containing:
- the fliW gene encoding flagellar assembly protein FliW; protein product: MIIDSKAYGKISVDDKQIFYFEDGLLGFESIKKFALIDASQPPFMWLQSVDVTHLAFIVLDPKIFRDDYDPGLEKEDLEKINIFEENSDVKLVLSIITIPENQNDMTANLQGPVVLNKESLLGKQFISNNDKWGTRHHVMDELAGKRAATC
- the csrA gene encoding carbon storage regulator CsrA; translation: MLILARKKDESIIINDNISISVIEIKGESVKIGIEAPNSVKIYRKEVYDAIQNENKAALNSNVTKLPTNLFNKD
- a CDS encoding DMT family transporter, with translation MNDKSKALIYILLSTLSFALMSVTIKYIQTIPVFEKVFFRNLVSLFVALFIILKTRPKKLEDFIGKKENQIFLFSRASLGFLGVVLNFYAITNLKLADSQILNRISPIWVSLFALLFLKEKLTKTQVFSTIIALVGSILVIKPEFNFSKLPALSGFLSSITAGGAYTLVRFLKNRENPSIIIFYFSLLSLVLSIPLMISNFILPTNFEIMILLLTGVFASFGQFGLTHAYKYAPASEVSIYTYTGIIFAIIIGLVLWKEIPDILSMLGGFLIIVSGYIVYKRVKSYSAT
- a CDS encoding flagellar hook-associated protein 3 is translated as MRRISTNMPNQDFRYSLSVRNDKLNSVKNGISGQSKITDLRNDPIAAAHSTRLTSNIRHIDRYERNIAHTQEKYAIAEGYMSSGIDVMQRLKELNVQASQGTYNKEDLKIMASEVDQLLGELITIANGRDSDGSTIFSGERSDVEPFEVLMGHVEGKSGVSITEVNYTGTLSNNIVEISENSYVKENFPGNEVFWAENQTVYSSVDSSTYIATEDSNLSINGVDIGITSGDNVHTIIDKINKSDVAVRASLDPVYNSLVLNTTSPHQLMIEDSGNSMESLGILAPNNLAPPNNYNNSARVSGGSLFDAVISLRDNMLKGDVDSIGSKNLGQMELAFNNLTAKQAELGSLDERLNLRSDSLAYTKESNSNFNSLLTDIDMSEAIIEMNMLEYAQKASYQLAGKMFKTSLMDYIR
- the flgK gene encoding flagellar hook-associated protein FlgK, with translation MGSTFAGIELGKRSLNANTTALTTIGHNLSNAGTEGYSRQRVKLGTVNPLTDPGLMRPERAGQIGQGVEITSIERIKDNLLENRLISSADEVGFWKAKDTYLYMTEKVYNEVGDSSIRSQLDGFWESWQELSINPELLASKQVVVKRGETLLDSINTRFSGLQEIQTMINDDVKVTVGQVNGLLNNIKDLNEQIVKIEAMGDNPNDLLDKRDLLVKELSQNIEITVDNRDPNEFSVHTKGMHLIQGGIVSGLRAEPNQLNQGFDDIVWDYNGEKVYPKSGKLAGLIELRDVDLRDEINQLDTMTINFVDMVNEVHRESLNPLGETGVDFFTENYFINNISGNYDRNGDGEYDSSFIFRLRGGNKLEPKEQSGLNGVITLPSANGTVDVTYNPNDTVDDIITRINNSGADISASLNRNGQLTFKATPSSNQENPDFVIRSLEDSGEFLVGYAGLLQQSGPDGAYNWEQADSVLQLAAGDSDFSVAPLNNPSGWVTINSRIKADPSVIASGFGNNRDDVNAGDGRAASAIAALRNNDVMIGKYKSFDDYFASTTAEIALKGEQAGISVESHELIMNDLISLQQSVSGVNMDEEMSEMIKFQHGYNAAAKFIAQMDEMMDTIINRMGV